In the Drosophila takahashii strain IR98-3 E-12201 chromosome 3R, DtakHiC1v2, whole genome shotgun sequence genome, one interval contains:
- the LOC138913247 gene encoding uncharacterized protein has protein sequence MCSVYLRLKKRHPDDKGAHILPAGEVEKDQGLEAIVVAAQELDDSEDEEDGDLTLNFHKSRLASAELLIALEQGLVDIALVQEPWIASGNIVAGLRSSNYNTFYSPTVNRNRSAVLVRKGIHANLMPHYSSDDLTAVMLESEEQRLLVASCYMAHDRSAPPDELSSLVELGSKNDQLLIGADANAHHSVWGSSDINDRVYKVCDLETRDQPRYSKIRERHRKALETLSKELLDAYHASCPTSRTREKTRPPLWNRELTLQRHNLREFFKIAKKADDEIINEEYKILLRDYENETRRAQRSSWRNFCSSIENVPETARLRKLLSKQPSIQSQLKRDDGQWFSDINARAVKRP, from the exons ATGTGTAGCGTCTACCTGCGCCTCAAGAAGCGACACCCCGACGACAAAGGCGCACATATCCTGCCGGCAGGCGAGGTGGAGAAGGACCAAGGTCTGGAAGCCATCGTGGTTGCCGCCCAGGAACTTGACGACTCGGAAGACGAAGAGGACGGTGACCTGACT CTCAATTTTCATAAAAGCAGACTCGCATCGGCGGAGCTCCTGATTGCCCTAGAGCAAGGGCTGGTCGACATAGCCTTGGTACAAGAGCCATGGATTGCCTCGGGTAATATCGTGGCCGGACTAAGGTCCTCAAACTACAATACATTCTACTCACCAACGGTAAACAGGAACAGAAGCGCCGTACTTGTGCGGAAGGGTATCCATGCTAACCTTATGCCTCATTACAGCTCTGACGACTTGACTGCGGTGATGCTAGAAAGCGAGGAGCAGCGCCTCTTAGTAGCCTCCTGCTACATGGCACACGACAGATCGGCGCCACCAGACGAGCTGAGCAGCTTGGTGGAGCTAGGCTCGAAGAATGACCAACTCCTCATTGGTGCAGATGCCAATGCACACCACAGCGTGTGGGGAAGCTCAGACATCAACGACAGAG TTTACAAGGTCTGTGACCTCGAAACTCGCGACCAGCCCAGGTATAGTAAAATCCGAGAGAGACATAGAAAGGCCCTAGAGACCCTGTCCAAGGAATTACTGGATGCGTATCACGCATCATGCCCGACTTCAAGAACAAGGGAGAAGACCAGGCCACCATTGTGGAATCGGGAACTTACACTCCAAAGACATAACCTCAGAGAATTCTTCAAAATCGCCAAAAAGGCAGACGATGAGATCATTAACGAGGAATACAAAATCCTACTGAGGGATTACGAGAATGAAACACGCAGGGCGCAGAGAAGCTCGTGGAGAAACTTCTGCTCCAGCATCGAGAATGTCCCGGAAACAGCTAGACTCCGGAAGCTGCTTTCAAAGCAACCTTCCATACAGAGTCAGCTAAAACGCGACGACGGACAGTGGTTTTCAGATATAAACGCGAGGGCAGTGAAGAGGCCCTAA